One stretch of Streptomyces agglomeratus DNA includes these proteins:
- the atpB gene encoding F0F1 ATP synthase subunit A — protein sequence MSAEKTTLAFDWSCRILADNGCGFPAPGLHSFLFKPMFTVGGYEFNKPMLLALISTVLVVGFFWAAFSKPKLVPGKLQMIGEAGYDFVRRGIVYETLGKRDGEKYVPLMVSLFFFIWIINIWSVVPLMQFPVSSIIAFPAALALIVYVLWMSLTFRKHGFVGGLKNVSGYDKSLGAVLPLVVVIEFFSNVLVRPFTHMVRLFANMFAGHLLLVMFTVSSWYLLNSWMIPAAGVSFVMTMVMIVFELFVQLVQAYVFVLLACTYIQGALAKHH from the coding sequence GTGAGTGCTGAAAAGACGACGCTCGCCTTCGATTGGAGCTGCCGCATCCTCGCCGACAACGGCTGTGGATTCCCGGCCCCGGGCCTGCACTCCTTTCTCTTCAAGCCGATGTTCACCGTCGGTGGCTACGAGTTCAACAAGCCGATGCTTCTGGCGCTGATTTCGACCGTCCTGGTCGTCGGCTTCTTCTGGGCGGCGTTCAGCAAGCCCAAGCTCGTGCCGGGCAAGCTTCAGATGATCGGCGAGGCGGGCTACGACTTCGTACGCCGCGGCATCGTCTACGAGACCCTCGGCAAGAGGGACGGTGAGAAGTACGTGCCACTGATGGTGTCGCTGTTCTTCTTCATCTGGATCATCAACATCTGGTCGGTCGTCCCGCTCATGCAGTTCCCGGTGAGCTCGATCATCGCCTTCCCGGCCGCGCTGGCGCTCATCGTCTATGTGCTCTGGATGTCGCTGACCTTCCGCAAGCACGGTTTCGTCGGCGGCCTGAAGAACGTCTCCGGCTACGACAAGTCGCTCGGCGCGGTCCTGCCGCTCGTCGTGGTCATCGAGTTCTTCTCGAATGTCCTCGTCCGGCCGTTCACGCACATGGTCCGACTGTTCGCGAACATGTTCGCCGGTCACCTCCTGCTGGTGATGTTCACCGTCTCCAGCTGGTACCTGCTGAACAGCTGGATGATCCCGGCCGCCGGTGTCTCGTTCGTCATGACGATGGTCATGATCGTCTTCGAGCTCTTCGTGCAGCTTGTGCAGGCGTACGTCTTCGTGCTCCTTGCCTGCACGTACATCCAGGGCGCGCTCGCCAAGCACCACTGA